A genomic stretch from Armatimonadota bacterium includes:
- the feoB gene encoding ferrous iron transport protein B, whose translation MTTGVSCHPRVSAATDSRLPTLLLAGNPNVGKSTVFNRLTGLAALTTNYPGTTVEVAIGTAEIAGRVFRIVDLPGTYGLTGSGEDQRAAWEALLRSRPEGVLVVVDATNLARNLYLVLQLIDLGFPVVVALNLWDAATRGGLRIDIAHLSELLGVPVIATVATQGRGVMEAARHAARAAGRSPTRRHRYSARLEAAVAEVSARSGETGTAAAFLALERPPLAPDTPAADIRARLRAEVGEEVPLYIARQRHEVAERIARLVTVGDAELRGRHAWHLATRPATGLPLLVLVLAAIFAGLFWGGSLLAAALDGVWAAYVSPPVRTAVARLLGTGVPARTLLWGIDAGLNAVLSIGLPYVATFYLVLAVLEDTGYLNAAAVLLDRTLGRMGLNGRAAIPLVAGAGCNVPAIIGLRVLRTDRERLIAGTLITLVPCSARTAVIFGAVARFLGWPWALALYGVTTGVILGAGWGLNRIVPGPRTGLLMEIFPFRVPTARTVVRKTWYRVREFAGVAVPIVLLGSLVLGALYETGWIRLAARPLAPVVEGWLGLPAAAGLTLVFAVLRKELALQLLVALAAAQFGRGADNLLSFMTGRQIFTYALVNTIYIPCVATMAVLGRALGWRRAALISAGTVTLAVALGGLAARALALIL comes from the coding sequence GTGACGACGGGGGTCTCCTGCCACCCCAGAGTTTCCGCCGCAACAGACTCTCGTCTGCCCACCCTGCTCCTGGCCGGAAACCCCAACGTGGGAAAATCCACGGTCTTCAACCGGCTGACGGGTCTGGCCGCCCTGACGACAAACTATCCCGGGACCACGGTGGAGGTGGCGATCGGCACCGCCGAAATCGCCGGCCGCGTTTTCCGCATCGTCGATCTGCCCGGCACCTACGGGCTGACCGGTTCGGGCGAGGACCAGCGCGCCGCCTGGGAGGCGTTGCTGCGGAGCCGCCCGGAGGGTGTGCTCGTCGTCGTGGACGCCACCAACCTGGCCCGGAATCTCTACCTCGTCCTCCAGTTGATCGACCTGGGGTTTCCCGTCGTCGTGGCCCTCAACCTGTGGGACGCCGCGACGCGGGGCGGCCTGCGCATCGACATCGCCCACCTGTCGGAGCTGCTCGGCGTCCCCGTGATCGCTACGGTCGCGACGCAGGGCCGCGGAGTCATGGAAGCGGCCCGCCATGCCGCGCGGGCCGCCGGCCGATCCCCCACAAGGCGGCACCGCTACAGTGCCCGCCTGGAGGCCGCCGTCGCCGAGGTGAGCGCGCGGAGCGGCGAAACCGGCACCGCCGCCGCCTTCCTCGCCCTCGAGCGCCCGCCTCTCGCGCCAGACACCCCCGCGGCCGACATTCGGGCGCGTCTCCGGGCCGAGGTTGGCGAGGAGGTTCCGCTGTACATCGCCCGCCAGCGCCATGAGGTGGCCGAGCGCATCGCCCGCCTTGTCACCGTCGGCGACGCCGAGCTGCGGGGCAGACACGCCTGGCATCTCGCCACCCGTCCGGCGACCGGGCTGCCCCTCCTGGTCCTCGTCCTCGCCGCCATCTTCGCCGGCCTCTTCTGGGGCGGCTCGTTGCTCGCCGCGGCCCTGGACGGCGTCTGGGCTGCGTATGTCTCTCCTCCGGTCAGGACCGCGGTCGCGCGGCTGCTCGGCACCGGGGTCCCGGCCCGCACCCTGCTGTGGGGCATCGACGCCGGCCTGAACGCGGTCCTGTCCATCGGCCTGCCCTACGTCGCGACCTTCTACCTCGTTCTCGCGGTCCTCGAGGACACAGGCTACCTGAACGCCGCCGCGGTCCTGCTCGACCGGACCCTGGGCCGCATGGGCCTCAACGGTCGAGCGGCCATCCCGCTGGTCGCCGGCGCGGGCTGCAACGTACCGGCGATCATCGGGCTCCGCGTCCTGCGCACCGACCGGGAGCGCCTCATCGCCGGCACGCTCATCACGCTCGTCCCCTGCAGCGCGCGGACCGCGGTCATCTTCGGCGCGGTGGCACGCTTCCTGGGTTGGCCGTGGGCGCTGGCGCTGTACGGGGTGACGACAGGGGTCATCCTCGGCGCCGGGTGGGGCCTGAACCGGATCGTCCCCGGGCCCCGGACGGGCTTGCTCATGGAGATCTTTCCCTTCCGCGTGCCGACCGCCCGCACCGTCGTGCGCAAGACGTGGTATCGGGTGCGCGAGTTCGCGGGCGTGGCGGTGCCGATCGTCCTGCTGGGGAGTCTGGTCCTGGGGGCGCTCTACGAAACGGGATGGATCCGGCTGGCCGCCCGGCCCCTGGCGCCCGTCGTGGAAGGATGGCTGGGCCTGCCGGCGGCGGCCGGCCTGACATTGGTCTTCGCCGTCCTGCGCAAAGAACTGGCCCTGCAGCTGCTGGTGGCCCTGGCCGCGGCGCAGTTTGGCCGCGGCGCCGACAACCTGCTCAGCTTCATGACCGGGCGGCAGATCTTCACCTACGCCCTGGTCAACACGATCTACATCCCCTGCGTGGCCACCATGGCCGTCCTGGGGCGTGCCCTGGGCTGGAGGCGGGCGGCCCTGATCAGTGCCGGCACCGTGACCCTGGCTGTGGCCCTCGGCGGCCTCGCCGCGCGCGCGCTGGCCCTGATCCTCTGA
- the yajC gene encoding preprotein translocase subunit YajC — translation MPLLQAGQRFPSIIVFYVLLLVAFYLLLIRPQQVQQRRRREMLGKLKKGDRVVTMGGLHATIHDVDDDTLTLELAPNVRVKADRGAVSYVRSRKTETAASPVGEAGPPRP, via the coding sequence GTGCCGCTCCTGCAGGCCGGTCAGAGATTTCCGTCGATCATCGTCTTCTACGTGCTGCTGCTCGTGGCGTTCTACCTGTTGCTGATCCGTCCCCAGCAGGTCCAGCAGCGCCGGAGACGGGAGATGCTGGGCAAGTTGAAGAAGGGGGACCGCGTCGTCACCATGGGCGGGTTGCACGCCACGATTCACGACGTGGATGACGACACGCTGACGCTGGAGCTGGCGCCCAACGTGCGCGTCAAAGCCGATCGCGGCGCGGTCTCCTACGTGCGGAGCCGCAAGACGGAGACGGCGGCGTCGCCCGTGGGCGAGGCGGGGCCGCCCAGACCCTAG
- a CDS encoding FeoA family protein, translating to MAVQSTLLSQLPAGARGVIEALPEDEDLRDELAALRMLPGQAVEVVQTLPMGGPLLVSAGGGLYALGRTVAERVRVLA from the coding sequence ATGGCCGTCCAGTCGACCCTTCTCAGCCAGCTGCCCGCCGGCGCGCGCGGTGTGATCGAGGCGCTTCCCGAAGACGAGGACCTCCGGGATGAGCTGGCCGCCCTCCGGATGCTCCCCGGCCAGGCGGTGGAGGTGGTCCAGACCTTGCCGATGGGCGGTCCCCTTCTGGTGTCCGCCGGCGGCGGTCTGTACGCCCTGGGGCGCACCGTCGCCGAGCGCGTCCGTGTCCTGGCGTGA
- a CDS encoding HD domain-containing protein, with amino-acid sequence MAESTEIVAAKQRLITLDEVKRDPEVEAYITKANEYTGAIGYTEHGARHATLTANIAYNTLKRLAHPERDAQLAAIAAYLHDIGNLVGRINHEHTGAVLANEILRRLGMDPVERAVVMGAIGNHEEKGGEPVSPVGAAVILADKSDVHRSRVRNPDPTTFDIHDRVNYAVEHSFLRVDEKSKTVTLELTIDTTLSQVMEYFEIFLTRMVMCRRAAQFLGCEFKLQINGAKLL; translated from the coding sequence ATGGCAGAATCGACCGAGATTGTCGCCGCCAAGCAGCGGCTGATCACCCTGGACGAGGTGAAACGCGACCCCGAGGTGGAGGCGTACATCACCAAGGCCAACGAGTACACCGGCGCCATCGGCTACACCGAGCACGGCGCGCGCCACGCCACCCTCACGGCGAACATCGCCTACAACACCCTGAAGCGCCTGGCCCACCCCGAGCGGGACGCGCAGCTGGCGGCCATCGCCGCCTACCTCCACGACATCGGCAACCTGGTGGGCCGGATCAACCACGAGCACACCGGCGCGGTGCTGGCCAACGAGATCCTGCGGCGGCTGGGCATGGACCCGGTGGAGCGCGCCGTGGTGATGGGGGCCATTGGCAACCACGAGGAGAAGGGCGGGGAGCCGGTCAGCCCGGTGGGCGCGGCGGTGATCCTGGCCGACAAATCCGACGTGCACCGCTCGCGCGTGCGCAACCCCGACCCCACGACCTTCGACATCCACGACCGGGTGAACTACGCGGTGGAACACTCCTTCCTCCGCGTGGACGAGAAGAGCAAGACGGTGACCCTGGAGCTGACCATCGACACGACCCTGTCGCAGGTCATGGAGTACTTCGAGATCTTCCTCACCCGCATGGTGATGTGCCGCCGCGCCGCGCAGTTCTTGGGCTGCGAGTTCAAGCTGCAGATCAACGGGGCCAAGCTGCTCTAG
- the tgt gene encoding tRNA guanosine(34) transglycosylase Tgt, whose amino-acid sequence MEGYRFEVRCGSAEGPRLGLLHTPRGTVHTPAFMPVGTQGTVKGLTGDEVRETGAEILLANTFHLYLRPGPEVVAQAGGLHRFMGWAGPILTDSGGFQVFSLAGLRRTSDEGVTFRSPLDGSEHTFTPEGVLDIQRRLGSDLVMPLDVCLGYPADETQAREALRLTMLWASRSKAHGVPASQMLFGIVQGGFTERLRREAADRIVELGFDGYAIGGLSVGEPRQLGQALLAEVTPRLPADRPRYLMGVGAPPDILAAIARGVDMFDCVLPTRVARTGVILTRQGRLTVRSARFRDDHTPPDPTCACRVCRTYSRAYLRHLFHADEMLGPRLATYHNLAFLGRLLAEARQAIAAGRFEAWARGVLEEYRTSW is encoded by the coding sequence ATGGAAGGGTATCGGTTCGAGGTGCGCTGCGGCTCCGCGGAGGGACCGCGCCTGGGCCTCCTGCACACGCCGCGGGGGACGGTGCACACGCCGGCGTTCATGCCGGTGGGGACCCAGGGGACCGTCAAGGGGTTGACCGGCGACGAGGTGCGGGAGACCGGGGCGGAGATCCTCCTGGCCAACACCTTTCACCTCTACCTGCGGCCCGGCCCGGAGGTGGTGGCGCAGGCCGGCGGCCTGCACCGCTTCATGGGCTGGGCCGGCCCGATCCTGACCGACAGCGGCGGATTCCAGGTCTTCAGTCTGGCCGGGCTGCGCCGGACCAGCGACGAGGGCGTCACCTTCCGCTCGCCGCTCGACGGCAGCGAGCACACCTTCACCCCCGAAGGGGTGCTGGACATCCAGCGCCGGCTCGGCAGCGATCTCGTCATGCCCCTGGACGTCTGCCTGGGGTACCCCGCCGACGAAACCCAGGCCCGGGAGGCGTTGCGCCTGACGATGCTGTGGGCCTCCCGGTCCAAGGCGCACGGCGTGCCGGCCAGCCAGATGCTCTTCGGGATCGTCCAGGGTGGATTCACCGAGCGGCTGCGCCGCGAGGCCGCCGACCGGATCGTGGAGCTGGGGTTCGACGGCTACGCCATCGGCGGGCTCAGCGTGGGGGAGCCGCGCCAGCTGGGGCAGGCATTGCTGGCCGAGGTGACGCCGCGTCTGCCGGCCGACCGACCGCGGTACCTGATGGGCGTCGGAGCTCCCCCCGACATCCTGGCCGCCATCGCCCGGGGCGTGGACATGTTCGACTGCGTCCTCCCGACACGGGTGGCCCGGACCGGCGTCATCCTCACCCGCCAGGGCCGGCTCACCGTACGCAGCGCGCGCTTCCGGGACGACCACACCCCGCCGGACCCGACGTGCGCCTGCCGTGTCTGCCGCACCTACTCCCGCGCCTACCTGCGCCACCTCTTCCACGCGGACGAGATGCTGGGGCCGCGGCTGGCCACCTACCACAACCTGGCCTTTCTGGGGAGGCTGCTGGCCGAGGCGCGCCAGGCGATCGCCGCCGGGCGCTTCGAGGCCTGGGCCCGAGGGGTGCTTGAAGAGTACCGCACAAGCTGGTGA